In Pseudoalteromonas sp. '520P1 No. 423', the following proteins share a genomic window:
- the idi gene encoding isopentenyl-diphosphate Delta-isomerase: protein MERNRVVLVDVNDNELGTADKMQAHEKGLLHRAFSIFVLRETNGVKEVLLQQRALTKYHCGGLWSNTCCSHPQSGENITQSAINRLTEELGFTVNNLIWVDSHCYKTKLSNDLIEHEFDHLFVKHLSKQASDKLQIRPNPAEVNAIDWLNIEQIELELKNTANKYTPWFKDTFYKVLDKL from the coding sequence ATGGAACGTAATAGAGTTGTATTAGTAGATGTTAATGATAATGAATTAGGTACTGCTGATAAGATGCAAGCCCATGAAAAAGGTTTATTGCACCGAGCATTTTCTATTTTTGTTTTACGAGAAACTAATGGAGTAAAAGAAGTATTATTACAACAGCGTGCATTAACTAAATATCATTGTGGCGGATTATGGAGTAATACATGTTGTTCACATCCGCAATCAGGTGAAAACATAACACAATCAGCAATTAACCGACTCACTGAAGAGTTAGGTTTTACCGTTAACAACCTTATTTGGGTCGATAGTCATTGCTATAAAACTAAATTATCTAATGATTTAATTGAGCATGAGTTTGATCATTTATTTGTAAAGCACCTCAGTAAACAAGCGTCAGACAAATTACAAATCCGACCTAATCCAGCAGAAGTAAATGCAATCGACTGGCTAAATATAGAACAGATAGAATTAGAGCTTAAAAACACTGCAAATAAATATACTCCTTGGTTTAAAGATACATTTTATAAAGTACTAGATAAATTATAG
- a CDS encoding alpha/beta fold hydrolase: MKHDIINFVHANGFPAKSYNTFLDLFSDDFKVIALEKYGHNPLYSITHNWQYLVDELIAFVITQKKALNREHEKVINIGHSFGGVISFMAACQRPDLFKGLIMLDPPAFTGTTAFMMKLLKGTKLFDKISPAGKSNIRRKQWPLNTNMVEQFKHKSLFKNFDIRCLSDYANHGFVNRNQKQELLFSAEVETEVFRTLPVNLGSYKSKLNIPATLIYAQNGVCTGKAVKRFAKQNIINTVEFADAGHMFPLEKPEQTAALIKGIIKTF, from the coding sequence ATGAAACATGACATCATAAATTTTGTGCATGCTAATGGCTTCCCTGCTAAAAGTTACAATACATTTTTAGATTTATTTAGCGATGACTTTAAAGTTATTGCATTAGAAAAGTATGGGCATAACCCTTTATATTCTATTACCCATAATTGGCAATACCTTGTTGATGAGTTAATCGCGTTTGTGATCACACAAAAAAAAGCACTTAATCGAGAGCATGAAAAAGTAATTAATATTGGACATTCGTTTGGTGGTGTTATTTCCTTTATGGCAGCATGTCAAAGACCTGACCTTTTTAAAGGCCTTATTATGCTAGATCCACCGGCTTTTACAGGCACAACAGCTTTTATGATGAAGTTACTCAAAGGTACAAAATTATTCGATAAAATATCCCCTGCGGGCAAATCAAATATAAGACGTAAGCAATGGCCATTAAATACTAATATGGTAGAACAGTTTAAACACAAATCATTATTTAAAAACTTTGATATTCGTTGTTTATCTGACTATGCAAACCATGGGTTTGTTAACAGAAATCAAAAACAAGAGTTATTATTCTCAGCTGAGGTGGAAACTGAAGTTTTTAGAACGCTACCTGTTAATCTTGGCAGTTATAAAAGTAAGTTGAATATTCCTGCAACATTAATTTATGCTCAAAATGGTGTATGTACTGGCAAAGCGGTAAAACGCTTTGCCAAGCAAAATATTATCAATACAGTAGAGTTTGCAGATGCAGGTCATATGTTTCCATTAGAAAAGCCAGAACAAACTGCTGCACTTATTAAAGGTATTATTAAGACATTTTAA
- a CDS encoding PGPGW domain-containing protein, which translates to MKQMKKIAITLVGGFLLLIGLLFIILPGPAIIVIPLALVLLSKEYPIAKQWLRKFQRYSRKSAQKLDAFFSKR; encoded by the coding sequence ATGAAACAAATGAAAAAAATAGCAATTACATTAGTAGGCGGTTTTTTACTTTTAATCGGCCTTTTATTTATTATTTTACCAGGCCCTGCAATTATCGTTATCCCATTAGCCCTTGTTTTGTTAAGTAAAGAATATCCAATAGCAAAGCAGTGGTTACGTAAATTTCAGCGATACTCACGTAAAAGTGCACAAAAGTTAGATGCGTTTTTTTCAAAAAGATAA
- a CDS encoding ATP-binding protein, translated as MEPVNIDELINKSLVLVANELEYKVELITQLEASSVIYGYPQKLQQVFINLLVNASHAIQNSGKVWITSKLIDSEVNKIINTLIFGQNTQLIK; from the coding sequence ATGGAACCTGTAAATATCGATGAGCTAATAAACAAGAGCTTAGTATTAGTTGCAAATGAACTAGAATATAAGGTAGAGCTTATTACACAACTTGAAGCGTCTTCTGTAATTTATGGCTACCCGCAGAAACTACAACAAGTCTTTATTAATCTATTAGTGAATGCATCTCATGCAATACAGAATTCTGGCAAAGTATGGATCACAAGTAAACTTATTGATTCTGAAGTTAATAAAATAATTAATACACTAATATTTGGTCAAAATACGCAACTTATAAAATAA
- a CDS encoding PAS domain-containing protein has translation MQRNADEANKRITSIMNSVPTSIILVNEIGIIKETNKAVNKLFEADDKDILNKKIGHFLPILAMVNGNFDKNSATKTMQEGI, from the coding sequence TTGCAAAGAAATGCAGATGAAGCTAATAAACGTATTACTAGCATAATGAATTCAGTACCCACTTCAATTATTTTAGTAAATGAAATAGGGATAATTAAGGAAACAAATAAAGCAGTTAATAAACTATTTGAAGCTGATGATAAGGATATTCTAAATAAAAAAATTGGTCATTTTTTACCAATTTTAGCTATGGTAAATGGTAACTTTGATAAAAATAGCGCAACAAAAACAATGCAAGAAGGTATTTGA